Within the Longimicrobium sp. genome, the region CCCGAGCGCCTGAGGTACATGCTGGAGGATTCCGGCGCCACCGTCCTGGTCACGCGCGGTGACCTGGCGGGTGCGGTCCCGGCGGGCTCCATCCCCATCGTCCACCTCGACGGCGATGCGCTGCGGAACGAGAGCGAGGCAGACCTGCCGGGCGGGGCCGGCCTGGGCGACCTGGCGTACGTCATCTACACCTCCGGCAGCACCGGCCGCCCCAAGGGCGTGGCCGTGGAGCACCGGCAGCTCTGCAGCTACCTCTTCGGTCTGCGCGACCGGCTGCAGCTCACGGAAGGCGCCAGCTACGCGACCGTATCCACCCTCTCGGCAGACCTGGGCAACACGGCCGTCTTCTCCGCGCTCGCGTGGGGCGGAACGCTGCACGTGATCAGCGAAGACCGGATCTTCAACGGCGACCTGCTGGGCGAGTACTTCGCGCGGCACCAGGTGGACTGCCTGAAGATCACGCCGTCGCACCTGGCGGCACTGCAGACGGGCGGCGACCCGCGCCGGGTGATGCCGCGCAGGTGGCTGGTGCTGGGCGGGGAAGCGTCTTCCGTACGCTGGGCGAGCGAGCTGGTGGCGATGGCGCCGGAGTGCGCCGTCTTCAACCACTACGGGCCCACCGAGACCACCGTGGGCGCGCTGGCGCACCGCGTGGGGCCTGGTCCCGCGGAGACGGCTTCGGGGACGCTGGTCCTGGGCCGCCCGCTGCCGAACGACCGGGTGTTCGTCGTGGATGCGTCGCTGCGCCCGGTGCCCGTCGGCGTCGCGGGCGAGCTGCTGGTCGGCGGGGCGGGGGTGGCGCGCGGGTACCTGAACCGCCCGGAGCTGACCGCGGCGCGCTTCGTGGACGACCCGTTCGCCCCCGGGCGGCTCTACCGGACCGGCGACCGCGTCCGGTGGATGGTGGACGGAACGCTCGAGTACCTGGGCCGGCCCGGGCTGACGGCGGAGCGGTTCGCAGCCAGCCCGTTCGGCGAGGGCCGCCTGTACCGCACCGGCGACCGGTGCCGCTGGCTGGCGGACGGGACCGTGGAGTTCCTGGGCCGCATGGATCAGCAGGTGAAGATCCGCGGCTTCCGCGTGGAACCGGGCGAGATCGAGGCGGCGCTGCGGCAGGATGCCGGCGTGGCCGAGTGCGCCGTCGTGGCGCGCGCCGAGGCGGGCGAGACGCGGCTGGTGGCGTACGTGGTCGGCGAAGCGCGGGCGGAGGCTCTGCGCGCGCACCTGCGGGGGAGCCTGCCGGACTACATGCTCCCGTCCGCGTTCGTCTTCCTGGACGCGCTGCCGCTGACGCCCAACGGCAAGCTGGACCGCAAGGCGCTGCCTGCGCCGGACCTCGCGTCGTTAGAGGAATGGTACGTAGCGCCGCGCACCCCCGTTGAGGAGGTGCTGGCGGGGATCTGGGCGGAGGTGCTGCGCCTGGAGCGTGTGGGGGCGGAGGAGAACTTCTTCGAGCTGGGCGGGCACTCCCTGCTGGCGACGCGGGTGGTCTCGCGCATCCGCGAGGTGTTCGGGGTGGAGCTGCCGCTGCGGGCGCTGTTCGAAGGTCCCACGGTGGCGGGGGTGGCGCTGCGCGTGGAGGAGATTCGCCGCGCGGAGCTGCCGGTGCTGCCGCCGGTGGTGCCGACCGGGCGCACCGGGGCCATTCCGCTGTCCTACGCGCAGGAGCGGCTCTGGTTCCTGGACCAGCTGGAGCCGGGGAGCGCCACCTACAACATGCCCGCCGCGCTGCGTCTGGCGGGCGCGCTGAACGAGCGGGCGCTGGAGCGCGCCCTGGGCGAGATCGTCCGGCGTCACGAATCACTGCGGACGGTCTTCACGGCGGTGGCCGGCTCGCCTGTGCAGGTGATCGCGCCCTTCGCGGGGTTCACGCTGCCGATTGACGACCTCTCCAGGCTGGCCGAAGCGGATCGCGAGGCGGCGGTCCGGCGGCGCGCCAGTGAGGAGGCGGCACGGCCGTTCGACCTGGCGGCGGGACCGCTCTTCCGGGCGGCGCTGCTGCGGCTGGGCCACGAAGACCACGTGCTGCTGCTCTCGGCGCACCACATCGTCAGCGACGGGTGGAGCACGGGGGTGTTCTTCCGTGAGATGTCGGCGCTGTACGCGGCGTACCGCGACGGGCGCGAGTCGCCGCTCCCGGAGCTGCCGGTGCAGTATGCGGAGTACGCGGTGTGGCAGCGCGAGCAGTTGGCGGGTGAGCTGCTGGATCGGCAGCTGGCGTACTGGAAGCAGCGCTTGGCGGGAGCACCGGAGCTGCTGGAGCTGCCGACCGACCGCCCCCGCCCGCCGGTGCGGACGTACCAGGCCGCGTCGGTTCCGGTGGAGCTCTCCCCCGAGCTGCTGGAGCGGCTGCAGGCGCTGGGGCGGAACGAGGGGACGACGCTGTACATGACGCTGCTGTCGGCCTTCCAGGTGCTGCTCTCGAAGTACGCCGGGGTCGATGACATCGTCGTGGGCAGCCCCATCGCCGGACGTACGCGAGGCGAGGTGGAGACGCTGATCGGCTTCTTCGTCAACACCCTGGTGCTGCGGACCGACCTCTCCGGCGACCCGAGCTTCCGCGAGACCCTGCGGCGGGTGCGGGAAGTGACGCTGAGTGCGTACGAGCACCAGGACGTGCCCTTCGAGAAGCTGGTGGAGGAGCTGCAGCCGGAGCGCAGCTTGAGCCACTCGCCGCTCTTCCAGGTGATGTTCACGCTTCATAACGGCGAGGGCAGGGGAGGCGCTCTCCCAGGGCTGAGCGTCAGCGTAGCCGGTGCGGAGCTCGCGAGCGCCAAGTTCGATCTCTCCCTGACGCTGACGACCACCGGCCAAGCCCTGGGCGGCGCGCTGAGCTACAGCATCGACCTCTTCGAAGCGGGCACCATAGAGCGCATGGTGCGGCACCTGGAGCGGGTGCTGGAGCAGGCCGCCGCCGACGCGGACGTTCAGCTCTCGCAGGTGGACCTGCTCGGGGAGGCGGAGCGCGCGCTCGTGCTGGAGGAGTGGAACCGGACAGCGGCCGAGTATCCGGCGGACCGATGCATCCACGAGATGTTCGAGGCGCACGCGTCGCGCACGCCGGACGCGGTGGCGCTGGTGTGCGAAGACGAATTGCTCACCTTCGGCGCGCTGAACGCGCGGGCCAACCAGCTGGCGCACCACCTCCGCGGGCTGGGCGTGGGCCCGGACACGGTCGTGGCGATGCACTTCGGGCGCGGCGTGGACGCCATCGTCGCGCTGCTGGGGATCCTCAAGGCGGGCGGCGCCTACCTCGCGCTGGACCCCGCCCTTCCGCCCGAGCGGCTGGCGTACATGCTGGCGGATTCCGGCGCCGCCGTCCTGGTGACGCGCGGTCAGCTGGCGGGTGCGGTCGCGGCGGGCTCCATCCCCGTCGTCCATCTGGACGGCGATGCGCTGCGGAACGAGTGCGAGGCAGACCTGCCGGGCGGGGCCGGCCAGGGCGACCTGGCGTACGTCATCTACACCTCGGGCAGCACCGGCCGCCCCAAGGGCGTGGCCGTGGAGCACCGGCAGCTTTCCAGCTACCTGTTAAGCCTGCGCGACCGGCTGGAGCTCGCGGACGGAGCCAGCTACGCGACGGTCTCCACACTCTCGGCAGACCTGGGGAACACAGCCGTCTTCTCCGCGCTCGCGTGGGGCGGAACGCTGCACGTGATCAGCGAAGACCGGATCTTCAACGGGGATTTGCTGGGCGAGTACTTCGCGCGGCACCGGGTGGACTGCCTGAAGATCACGCCGTCGCACCTGGCGGCGCTGCAGTCGGGTGGCGACCCGCGCCGTGTGATGCCGCGCAGGTGGCTGGTGCTGGGCGGCGAAGCGTCCCCCGTGCAGTGGGTGAGCGAGCTGGTGGCGATGGCGCCGGAGTGCGCCGTCTTCAACCACTACGGACCAACCGAGACCACCGTGGGCGCGCTGGCGCACCCCGTGGGCGCCGCGCCCGCGGAGACGGCTTCGGGAACGCTGGTCCTGGGCCGCCCGCTCCCGAACTACCGGGTGTACGTGGTGGATGCGTCGCTGCGCCCGGTGCCCGTCGGCGTCGCGGGCGAGCTGCTGATCGGCGGGGCGGGGGTGGCGCGCGGCTACCTGGGCCGGCCCGGGCTGACGGCGGAGCGGTTCGTCGCCAGCCCGTTCGGCGAGGGCTGCCTGTACCGCACCGGCGACCGGTGCCGCTGGCTGGCGGACGGAACCGTGGAGTTCCTGGGCCGCATGGACCAGCAGGTGAAGATCCGCGGCTTCCGCGTGGAGCCGGGCGAGATTGAGGCGGCGCTGCGGCAGGACGCAGGCGTGGCCGAGTGCGCCGTGGTGGCG harbors:
- a CDS encoding amino acid adenylation domain-containing protein, with protein sequence MLEDSGATVLVTRGDLAGAVPAGSIPIVHLDGDALRNESEADLPGGAGLGDLAYVIYTSGSTGRPKGVAVEHRQLCSYLFGLRDRLQLTEGASYATVSTLSADLGNTAVFSALAWGGTLHVISEDRIFNGDLLGEYFARHQVDCLKITPSHLAALQTGGDPRRVMPRRWLVLGGEASSVRWASELVAMAPECAVFNHYGPTETTVGALAHRVGPGPAETASGTLVLGRPLPNDRVFVVDASLRPVPVGVAGELLVGGAGVARGYLNRPELTAARFVDDPFAPGRLYRTGDRVRWMVDGTLEYLGRPGLTAERFAASPFGEGRLYRTGDRCRWLADGTVEFLGRMDQQVKIRGFRVEPGEIEAALRQDAGVAECAVVARAEAGETRLVAYVVGEARAEALRAHLRGSLPDYMLPSAFVFLDALPLTPNGKLDRKALPAPDLASLEEWYVAPRTPVEEVLAGIWAEVLRLERVGAEENFFELGGHSLLATRVVSRIREVFGVELPLRALFEGPTVAGVALRVEEIRRAELPVLPPVVPTGRTGAIPLSYAQERLWFLDQLEPGSATYNMPAALRLAGALNERALERALGEIVRRHESLRTVFTAVAGSPVQVIAPFAGFTLPIDDLSRLAEADREAAVRRRASEEAARPFDLAAGPLFRAALLRLGHEDHVLLLSAHHIVSDGWSTGVFFREMSALYAAYRDGRESPLPELPVQYAEYAVWQREQLAGELLDRQLAYWKQRLAGAPELLELPTDRPRPPVRTYQAASVPVELSPELLERLQALGRNEGTTLYMTLLSAFQVLLSKYAGVDDIVVGSPIAGRTRGEVETLIGFFVNTLVLRTDLSGDPSFRETLRRVREVTLSAYEHQDVPFEKLVEELQPERSLSHSPLFQVMFTLHNGEGRGGALPGLSVSVAGAELASAKFDLSLTLTTTGQALGGALSYSIDLFEAGTIERMVRHLERVLEQAAADADVQLSQVDLLGEAERALVLEEWNRTAAEYPADRCIHEMFEAHASRTPDAVALVCEDELLTFGALNARANQLAHHLRGLGVGPDTVVAMHFGRGVDAIVALLGILKAGGAYLALDPALPPERLAYMLADSGAAVLVTRGQLAGAVAAGSIPVVHLDGDALRNECEADLPGGAGQGDLAYVIYTSGSTGRPKGVAVEHRQLSSYLLSLRDRLELADGASYATVSTLSADLGNTAVFSALAWGGTLHVISEDRIFNGDLLGEYFARHRVDCLKITPSHLAALQSGGDPRRVMPRRWLVLGGEASPVQWVSELVAMAPECAVFNHYGPTETTVGALAHPVGAAPAETASGTLVLGRPLPNYRVYVVDASLRPVPVGVAGELLIGGAGVARGYLGRPGLTAERFVASPFGEGCLYRTGDRCRWLADGTVEFLGRMDQQVKIRGFRVEPGEIEAALRQDAGVAECAVVARAEAGETRLVAYVVGEARGEALRARLRQSLPEYMVPSAFVFMEVLPLTPNGKLDRKALPAPELASTEERYVAPRTPVEEVLAEIWAELLRLERVGVTENFFELGGHSLLATRVVSRIREVFGVELPLRALFEGPTVAEVAVRVEEMRRAELPVLPPVVPVERTGALPLSYAQERLWFLDQLEPGSTTYNIPVAWRLGGALDEAALERALGEIIRRHEALRTVFCEVDGSPVQVIAPFAGFVLPAEDLSGLGDADREAAIRRRSGEEARRPFDLSAGPLFRAALLRMDAEDHVLLLSMHHIVSDG